Genomic DNA from Theobroma cacao cultivar B97-61/B2 chromosome 3, Criollo_cocoa_genome_V2, whole genome shotgun sequence:
ATGAGAATGGAGAAGCATGGGAAAACTGTTCACAAGGAGATGTCTTTCCCAGCAGCAGCAGTATACCAGATTCACTTTCCTTGGAGAGGTCCTCTACTCCTCCTGTGTCTATGGAGTTCTCACAACAAAGGAATTTTAAGGAAGAGAAGCTTTCTCAGGTGCTTGTGCCCCCAAGAAATGAACCTCAACATGATTTATCAGGTTTACCTACACAAACTGCTTACCCATACTATATGCCAGGAGTTGTAAATCAAGTTATGATGCAGCCATCAGGCCAGTTGTTTCAGAATAACCTTCATGACCTTCAAAATCATGCCGCTTCTTCTGTGCTACCTCAATACAGTCATCTTCAACAATGTCTTTCACATCCTCATGTAAGTGGGATGGCATCATTTCCATACTACCCAGTTAATATGTGTGTACAACCTGGTCAGATGCCAACTGGTCACTCATGGCCATCATTTGGAAATTCCTCTACCAGTGAAGTGAAATTAAGTAAGGTTGACAGAAGAGAGGCAgcattaatcaaatttaggCAGAAAAGGAAGGAGCGCTGTTTTGATAAGAAGATTAGGTATGTTAATCGAAAAAGGCTAGCTGAAAGGAGGCCTCGTGTGAGGGGACAATTTGTCAGGAAGGTAAATGGTGTAACGGTAGATCTTAATGGGCAACCTGCTTCTGCTGATTATGATGAGGATGAAGAGGAGGAGGAGCAGGCATCAAGGGATTCTTCTCCTGAAGATGATACGTCAGGATGTTGATGTCAAGTTTGTACATTTTGAGGATCTTTTAGTTTATGTTTCCCTCTGCCTGTTTCCTCTGGAAGGATGAGAATGAGTGACACAGTGTTCCATTGAAGAAGTCTAAACATCAGTGTATTGATTGAAGAGCGCAGATCACAGATCAGAACAAATGTGCATCCCCAAATATCAATCAGGTGAAAGCAGCTGGATTAAGTTATTGCAAAGTGCTTCCATCAGGATGCCTAAATTGCCTGGTTCACCTTATTGAGGTAAGCATCAGCTCAAGGAACTAATATAAGGAAGCAATTGATGGAGCCAGTTCCCCTGTCGACTGCATGTCAGTGGAGATAGCACTTGGTGTTGTATTGTTTTCATGGTTCAAGTGTTAAAAAAAGGTTCCAATTCCAAAGGCTTTTCCAGTTTTTGAGAAGTGAAACTTTCTAAAATTGTTCTCAAAGGAGAATGCAATCTTGTAGGAGTTTTTCAAGGAAATGCGAAGCTTGTAGGCTTTTCCACTTCTACATATTTGTTTCTATTATTAACTTGTGGCCCCATTTGTCAACTAAATGAATCAGTGAACGGATTTTCAGGACCATGTGCCGTTTGATTATGATAGCTGGCAGGGGTGAAATCGTGTTTTGAATTAAATTCTTACGTTTGCGCTGATGTTGCCAGTGTCTGTTGAAGGGCGAAAACATGCAACCGTGGAATGCAGCTGGAGAATGACTTGAACAAATGAATGACCATCAGATAACTAAACCAGGGATGCAATCCGGTTCGGATGGCAACTAGAATTTCTCAAGTTAGGTCTTTCTTCAGTCCTACAACTTAGGTTATCTTACCTAATCTGACCAGACTGAATTCTAATTAAGCAAATTGAGCCTTCTTACAATCTAAGCATAAAACCTGGGATGCCTGAATTTTCCATGGTTTACATAGCTCGTTCAAAACACCGGCAGATCATCACACAATAGaaatgcaaaatatttctagTCTTAGCTATGTGATTTAAGCAAGAAGCACagaagacaaaagaaaataagagactTTCATAATGAGGCATAAGCGTATTATATAAAGTTAAGGTGGTAGCTGTAGTGCAGGCCTCGGGTGAACAAACAATAAGCAATTATGGCACACAAAACTCAGAAACGGATGACATACATGCCTTTTCTTTGATACTACAAACATcaaaaaattggaattttgaaCCACCAAGGCCAGCACACTAATGAGTCAGCTTAAAATATAGGATAAATAGGATGGCAAGAACTAGGGCTGCAATTATGGAGCCAATTATCCATTTGTTCCTGCTCATCCTTCTTGACATGTTTGTCAGTATCTTTTTGCTCCTGCTAATGTTGTCATCTACTCCATGGAGCTGCAGAAGTAAGAAGCAAATTTGTTACATTTTCAGCTACATCTCTGCTGTTTGATTAGAGAAACGAAATTAcctacacacacacacacactctAAAGCCAGTGAACCCTATTTGGAACCCAAGAATGGGTGAAAAGCATACTGTGTTATGCGCATGGAGGAGAGATTCGCGTTGTTGATGCAAATCCTGTAGGATTGAAACACCCAGCTCTTCTGTTTCCAGCATTGCTTTTCTGCTTTCTTTAATTCTGTCAGTAGATTGGTTTAATCTCTCTGTTGACATCAACAATCTTCCTCTTTGATCAGCAGAGACCTATGCCATCATTCAACAATGAGTGTTcataataaaatgttattaagATGTTTACCTTAAATTCAAAGGGGAGAAAAGTTTATATGTTATTACCTACAGAGACTGGCATTCTCCCAGTTCAATAAGATGCAAAGCCAAAATGTTAACAGATTTATATAGTAACATGTTTTTGCTTGTGCACATTTGCGTATGTGGCAATGGATTTGCGTACACGTGCATACACAAGTGTGCTAATACCTATTCCATAATTTCTTCCTCTAGATTCAAATCTCAGCATCCTGTAAGCAGAACATCTCATATATTTAATGCACAAAAGCCTGAAAAACAGGCAACATAGTTTTTTTCTATGGGTTGGTTTTTGTCAAAGGGCAAATGAAAGTTAATGGTGAACAATCAGATGAAGCTATAGGACATACAGGACATGCTTCACAAACTTTATTATGAtataagaaggaaaaagagtttCATAGTAGATGGTTGCTTTACCATACCAACATTAAGTTCAAAATGATGGCACTTTGGAGAAAAGAAAGTAGTATCAATTACCATCCTTGCATCTGCCATTCCAGACCCCAACAACTCATCTCGGGCAGCCTGATTTGCGTTACCTGAGGTAATTCTTTTAACTTCACTTTTCAAGTTGTTTAGATCATTTCTATATTCTCTTAATTTAGAAAGAAGTGTTGCCTTTATGCTTGGCTGCAAACTCCTTGCTTCAAGGTCCATTTTCCGAATCTGGAACAATTCAGACAAAGGATCACATTACAAATCCAAGaatgtcaaaagaaaaaacaaacttAGCCACAGAAAATGTCTTTTTCATTACCAAAGCATCAGCATCATCCAATCCTGCTTTGATTTCAGTAAGTTTCTGCTTCTTCTGTTCTGTAaatcaagaaaacaagaaactAAAGAAGTTACAGTATGTACAAAACAAATTACACAGTAGAAATATATTGATTATCTCCGAACCAATCTTTCTAgaattactatatatataaacacatgATACTACAGATTAAGCATAAAAGTCAAACAATTCATTCACACAACCAGTGATTTGTGTTGGTTGCAGTGTTAAATGCATTTTTTCTTCCCATTCCACCCAAAAAAACCCATGGAAACACTGAACCTAATGCTTAAATAACCCtcaaatatcatattttatttttaccaaTTAAGCAAAAACCTAAGCATATAGAACTAAGACATATTTCATCTCATTTGCTTATTCGTCATCAGCATAATCAAAATCAACACACTAAGTTCAACGCGGATACTCATATGAATGAAGAATCATAGAACCCTGCATGCccaactaatttaaatttcacTATTGTGCCTGCGTATATGTGTGTgtattgaaaaatcaaaaataaaagtgtTCAAATTTCTcgaaaaccaaaatttatgattttaccttttataatttctaaaacaaatcaaataaaattatgctGTATTACAATTTACAACCAAATCGACAAAGCAAATTCCAAATAGCAAAAGTAACAAAACCGACAATCAAATAGAGCCTTGAGCTAATCCgctacaaattaaaacatcaaACACAAAATTTTCGCCGATAAAGAAGGGATCAATGAGCAGAAATGCGACAGCGTTTCCTTACCTCCATCAAGAGCGCTGGCGGAGGCGCACTTGCGCGTCAAATTGGCGGAGAGCTCGCAGTACTGGCGCTCATAACCCTCGAACACCTGACTCATTTCGCCCCAATCTCTCGCCAACCTACATTCATCGCAATTCCTGTAATCTCAACCGATCGCTAAAAACCAATCTAGAAAACAAATACATAGGAAAACTAAATGTAAAAGATGGGTGACGTACGAACCGGAATGGCGCAGGAAGAATTACCGGAGAATGATCGGAGAAATGGAGATGAAGGATCGAACAGTGGAAGAAATTTTCAATAGTCTTATTACAGAAAATGCAATATTGCAATTTCAGTTGGGAGGTCGTTATTGCCCTTGGGCTTCCATTGGAATTTCCAGCATGCACACCGTAAGCCGTACCATAGATCAcctatttataaataaaaattaatatttttaaatataaaatttgaagtaacgttaaaatattaaaatattaatttataaattatttaaagcaattaaagttaaaataatatttggtCAAAATAtccattaaatttttatacccatacattttatttaatttaatctatatACTCAATATCGAACCAATTtagtttcttaattttaaaaattatttaaatttagtttCTCATATAATGACATCCAATCTTATCGTTAAACAAGATGACGTCAATGTTTGACATAACACATTCTGATAATGTGACACTAACATAATGATGTGACAGTGCCATATGGCACTAACGTGGTGACATGGAATTGATGTGATGATGTGTTTGTGTCACGTGACAATATTGACGTGACAAATCgagaaaaaatttcaaaaaaaaatgccaTTAGGGAGAAAGATTAAATTAGAGCAATtctaaaaatcaaagaattaaatttttttaattttgaatacaGGAATTaactttaagaaaaatatgagtACAGGGACTTATTAAGTATTTtgacctatatatatatatatatattataaagtagctaattttttatcaagtaAACTACttctaataaaaattaaaataatttttaatgtaaaagtGTCATAGCCCAATCCCAAGCCATGACCCGAGCATAGGCCTAATAAGCAAAGCCCACTACGCCCAAGCAAGTCTTTCCATGTAAACCTGTTCAGTAGTCCATCTATCACACCTCATTCTTTAATAtccataattcataatttccaATAATAATTTCTTCGAAAATAAATCATGACAACCAAGCGTATACCATCCTCAAAATAGTGTTATCACTTGCCAACTTATGACGACcttattaatcaaattagacaTATAGTGTTTACAaacaaatttcataatttacattaaaatatatatacacacatgCAAAAGACCCTTGATTACTAACAGAGTCACTTTGGGTGTGAGTAATATTATTGAGTGCCATGGTAAACCTAGACTATTAGACTGTTACTTCCACTTCTTAGATTAGAGTTAGTTAATTAgattactttttaattattgctcaacatttggtattttgataaaattaacttgttttaattttagtaattagcaACAACAATTAGATCAACTCCTCGAGAGATTGACAAACTCAACTTATCACTTTGTTACTTATTGCGATCGTTTGCACTTGCACGTAGTCTTTCCTTGTATGTTGCATTTAAATTAAAGCATATCTTTTAACACACAAGCAAAAGATATTTACACAACAATCTTACTAATCTAACATCAACAAGAAGATCAACATCTTTAATTACCTCAAGACACCATATACCCATGTCATAGGTCGAGTCCGTAAGTTTCGCATCCTGCAATTTCATAATTAGTTCTCCACTATCCAAGTTTTCAAGATGTAATCATGATTACCTCCACATTCATAGATCGGATATCACGTAAGGTTTTACTCTTTAGAAAGGGTTATAACCACCTAACTCCAAAAAATTTCTCAACGTAACTTTATCTTATCAATTCCAATTATTTGAACCCTTCTATTGAGATAAAATTTATGGCCATCAATTAATAGCACCGTCTATTATCataaatttctcaaaattctcTAGAATTGACTCCATACTTGAGGTCTTTGAATATATCATACCACCATTCAATCGTTGGGTCT
This window encodes:
- the LOC18604747 gene encoding two-component response regulator-like APRR1 isoform X2 — its product is MTKGMKMLKYIMRDKDLRRIPVIMMSAQDEVSIVVKCLRLGAADYLVKPLRTNELLNLWTHMWRRRRMLGLAEKNILNYDFDLVASDPSDANTNSTTLLSDDTDDKSRKSTNPEIGVSTHQEDEYVAAVVEPPQTETSECRPDVPGISDRRTGQFSSGPKKSELKIGESSAFFTYVKSNAVKTSTQVVTPHDENAAQNKIIEENLQQSGQQVVNDVQVHENGEAWENCSQGDVFPSSSSIPDSLSLERSSTPPVSMEFSQQRNFKEEKLSQVLVPPRNEPQHDLSGLPTQTAYPYYMPGVVNQVMMQPSGQLFQNNLHDLQNHAASSVLPQYSHLQQCLSHPHVSGMASFPYYPVNMCVQPGQMPTGHSWPSFGNSSTSEVKLSKVDRREAALIKFRQKRKERCFDKKIRYVNRKRLAERRPRVRGQFVRKVNGVTVDLNGQPASADYDEDEEEEEQASRDSSPEDDTSGC
- the LOC18604748 gene encoding vesicle transport v-SNARE 11, which translates into the protein MSQVFEGYERQYCELSANLTRKCASASALDGEQKKQKLTEIKAGLDDADALIRKMDLEARSLQPSIKATLLSKLREYRNDLNNLKSEVKRITSGNANQAARDELLGSGMADARMVSADQRGRLLMSTERLNQSTDRIKESRKAMLETEELGVSILQDLHQQRESLLHAHNTLHGVDDNISRSKKILTNMSRRMSRNKWIIGSIIAALVLAILFILYFKLTH